CTGCCACCATGTGTCCAGCACCCGATACATCTACACTTTGGGCGTGAGGAACTTTGTCTAAAAATTCTGCCATGACTTGCTCACTTACTACATCGCTCATGCCTCCGCGTACTATTAGGGTGGGTACACTTAGCTGATTGGCGGCAGCGTACATTCTTTGGGTGTCTTTCAGCACCTTGTCAGGGTTGGTACGCATCCAATGACGCATAATTTTAGGGTCCCAATGCCAGTAATACCGTCCATCCTCTTTTTTACGCAGGTTTTTTTCCAGTCTTGACAAAGTCTTGGGACGAGGGCGATGAGGCATATAAGCTGCGACTGCATCAGCAGCCTCGTCAAGGTTGGCAAACCCCTGTTCCATGTTGGCACTCATAAACTTAAAGATACGTTCTACCCCTTTTTGCTCTATACGTGGAGCCACATCTACCAGAATAACTGCAGAAGTAAACACCTCCTCCGATTCGCCCTGTGCCAGCATAGCTGTAAGCCCACCCATAGAGGCGCCCACCAGTATAGGTTTACCCTTTAGTTGGGCTGCAATCATTTTTAAATCTTGTACCATCAGCTCCAGGTCATAGTTTTCTTCTTTGGCAGCCCAACTGCTTTTACCATGTCCACGGGCGTCGTAAGCTACAGCGTACCAACCTTGCTCGGCAAGTAACTGGGCAGTTTCTCCCCACGAATGCCGGGTTTGTCCACCGCCGTGTAGTAGTATCACAGGTTTGGCTTGTGGGTTGCCCCAGGCTTCGGCAGCTATAGTTATTTCATGGTCAATGGTAAACTGAATAAGTGCAGGGTTGTTCATTGGTTGATCTAATGGTTGTATTGTTAAATTGTTCGCCAGGTGAGGCGTAATATTGCTTGTGATCAGGCTCCTTGGTAGTTAGCTGCCAACTGGATTAATCTTCCAGTACATTGCTCATAAAAGAGCTTTTGAGGGCAAGCCAAAGTACAATAAAGATGAGCCCCCAGGTGAGGTATACATAATAATAATCTTTGATACTTTTGAAGCGGTTTTCTATGATTTCGGTCTTTTCGAGGCGGTTAATTTCAGCAAAAACATTTTTCAATGCCTGGTTGTCTGAAGCCCGGTAAAACTTGCCTTCGCCTATTTTGGCAATTTCCCGCAATACCGATTCATCTACAGTGTTGTTTACATACTGGGGTTGTCCAAACATATCTCTGCCATAAGGCACTTTACCGCTTCTGCCCACCAAAATAGTGTAAATTTTAATGTTGTGTGCGGTGGCAAGCCTGGAGGCTGTAATGGGGTCAAGGTTGCCCGCTGTATTGTCGCCATCGCTTATCAAAATTACTACTTTAGAGCGTGAAGCAGACTCTTGCATGCGGATGGTGCCCATACCCAGGGCGCTACCAATGGCGGTACCATTTTCTTGGATCATATCTTCGCGAATGTCTTCTATGTATCGTTTGAGTAGTTTGTAGTCGGTAGTGAGCGGCGACACAGAGTAAGCCTCTCCTGAGAAAATAACCAGTCCAATTCGGTCATATTTGCGCCCATGCACGAAGTTTTTTGCTACTAACTTGGCCGCTTCCAATCGGTTGGGGGTAAAGTCTTCGATCAGCATAGACTCTGAAATGTCAAGCGTGAGCAAAATGTCGATTCCTTCAGAAGTTTGGATAATTTCTTCGTTGGTACGTTGGGGGCGGGCAAGCGCTACCATAATGCAGATCATTGCCTGCAACAGGATAAGAGAGGGGACAAAACGCAACCATTTTACCCTGCTCGACTGCATTTGTTCTTCCGAGAAGGCCACCTCTACTTTTTGCCGAAGACGTAAATGGATAAGCCAACGAAGCACAAAAACAAGTGGAGTGGCAAGCGCCAAGTAAGCGTATAGCTCATTTTCCCACTCAAAACTGAGCAAAGTATTGGGTAAAAACCATTCCGGGGACATCCACTCCCAGGTACTCGTCACTATATCATTAAGCATCTCTTAGGCTCTCTTGTTTGGTCTCGTATCTCAATATAGAAAATTCTTTTAATACTTCCAGTGATTCGCTGATGTCGCTGGCAATCGATTTTCCATAAATTACCCGGTCGATCATTTTGAGCGAATGCGCCAGTTCAGTGTTAGGTATTACCTGGCTTATTTCTTTAGAAGTGTAAGTACTAAAAGGTTTATCTTCTATGTATTCCAAGTGTTTTTTCCAGATAGTGAGTGCCTTTTCTATATCATTAATGGCTTTGCGCGAAGCAAAACGATTGGATAGGCGGTTAAACTCACGCAAAAAACGTGTGTGGCGTGCCTGAAACTGGTACAAGCTCAGGGCACGCCTGATGCGTTTACCCAAGGCAAGCCACCCAATGAGCAATACAATGGCAAATGCGCCAAACCCAGCCACCCAATAAGGGTAATTGACAAGTTCTTTGAGTGGGCGTGGTTGTACGTTTTCGCGGGTAGACAATTCTTTGATGTCACCTTTGACAAGTTCTTTGAGTATGATCGAATCAGGCTCAGCGTAAATAGTTACACAATCTTTGGGGGTAAGAATAAATATCGGAAGCGCAATCTTTTGGACTTTGTCTATTTCAAAAGTGGCCAGTTTATATACCACACTATCAAGACTGCCGCCTGAAGTGGTTTTAGTAGGGAAGTATTGTGTTTCGTAGAAATCAAAAGGGTCATAAAAATACTCTTTGCC
The Microscilla marina ATCC 23134 genome window above contains:
- a CDS encoding VWA domain-containing protein — its product is MLNDIVTSTWEWMSPEWFLPNTLLSFEWENELYAYLALATPLVFVLRWLIHLRLRQKVEVAFSEEQMQSSRVKWLRFVPSLILLQAMICIMVALARPQRTNEEIIQTSEGIDILLTLDISESMLIEDFTPNRLEAAKLVAKNFVHGRKYDRIGLVIFSGEAYSVSPLTTDYKLLKRYIEDIREDMIQENGTAIGSALGMGTIRMQESASRSKVVILISDGDNTAGNLDPITASRLATAHNIKIYTILVGRSGKVPYGRDMFGQPQYVNNTVDESVLREIAKIGEGKFYRASDNQALKNVFAEINRLEKTEIIENRFKSIKDYYYVYLTWGLIFIVLWLALKSSFMSNVLED
- a CDS encoding alpha/beta fold hydrolase, with the protein product MNNPALIQFTIDHEITIAAEAWGNPQAKPVILLHGGGQTRHSWGETAQLLAEQGWYAVAYDARGHGKSSWAAKEENYDLELMVQDLKMIAAQLKGKPILVGASMGGLTAMLAQGESEEVFTSAVILVDVAPRIEQKGVERIFKFMSANMEQGFANLDEAADAVAAYMPHRPRPKTLSRLEKNLRKKEDGRYYWHWDPKIMRHWMRTNPDKVLKDTQRMYAAANQLSVPTLIVRGGMSDVVSEQVMAEFLDKVPHAQSVDVSGAGHMVAGDSNHAFSKAVIQFLNDVYSV